The following are from one region of the Cinclus cinclus chromosome 7, bCinCin1.1, whole genome shotgun sequence genome:
- the TMEM26 gene encoding transmembrane protein 26 yields the protein MELMVLLNALVTRLLFVLHSLIGVWRVTAVKKEPKYWLLALLNLLLCLETGLTLKFKQGRGYKWFSPAIFLYLICIVPSLWLLEIHHGTQYCGNEPGAVQVNVSNQDFNQSRESSHESEGTDHHIIQTAKVFVNQLSTICETVWTLALHQTFLLLLVVGRWLLPIGVEITRDQLSQLLLMFVGTAADILEFASETLDIEDVRKNYALINAILAVWTWSMLQFPLDLAVQHIGCKPSTSARRIPSLLLCRYSAELWNIGVSLFIQDGPFFIVRSILMGHFRIFNQMLVFFTAKNILVVTLQLYRLAVITLDFRATVLQKSRKGEVCCCPCEPYEAHATGHQENEMKEFVAFPPKEEPQAPSEDH from the exons ATGGAGCTGATGGTGCTGCTCAATGCCCTGGTCACTCGGCTGCTCTTCGTGTTGCACTCACTCATCGGGGTCTGGAGAGTGACTGCCGTGAAGAAGGAACCCAAGTActggctgctggcactgctcaaTCTTCTCCTGTGCCTGGAGACAGGGCTCACCCTCAAGTTTAAGCAAGGCAGAGGCTACAAATG GTTTTcaccagcaatatttttatatctgaTTTGCATAGTACCATCACTATGGCTACTAGAAATTCATCATGGGACTCAG TACTGTGGCAATGAGCCTGGGGCAGTTCAGGTGAATGTCAGCAATCAAGACTTCAATCAATCCAGAGAGAGCAGTCATGAAAGTGAGGGAACAGATCACCACATCATTCAAACG GCTAAAGTCTTTGTCAATCAGCTCTCCACAATTTGTGAGACTGTATGGACACTGGCCCTCCACCAGACTTTTCTACTGCTGCTTGTAGTTGGGAGATGGCTTCTCCCCATTGGAGTTGAAATCACACGGGATCAATTgtctcagctgcttctcatgttcgtgggaacagcagcagataTACTTGAATTTGCTAGTGAAACCTTGGACATTGAGGATGTTCG GAAGAATTACGCTCTCATAAATGCAATTCTTGCTGTATGGACCTGGAGCATGTTACAATTTCCACTTGATCTTGCAG TACAGCATATTGGCTGCAAACCAAGCACATCGGCCAGGCGGatccccagcctgctgctgtgcaggtaTAGTGCGGAACTCTGGAACATCGGTGTCAGCCTTTTCATACAGGACGGCCCCTTCTTCATTGTGCGTTCAATTCTGATGGGCCACTTCAGAATATTCAATCAGATGCTGGTATTTTTTACAGCTAAGAATATCTTAGTTGTGACTCTACAGTTGTATCGGCTGGCAGTGATAACGTTAGACTTCCGTGCTACCGTTctgcagaagagcaggaaaGGAGAAGTCTGCTGCTGCCCATGTGAGCCTTATGAAGCTCATGCTACCGGTCACCAAGAGAACGAAATGAAAGAGTTTGTTGCTTTTCCTCCAAAAGAGGAACCCCAAGCTCCATCAGAAGATCACTGA